Genomic segment of Agrobacterium larrymoorei:
TGTTTCGAAAATCTTGATAATCGCGAATGTAGTCCACCTCGTCGTATGCCTCGGAGGCCAACACCAAACACACCGCGCCAGAAGAAAAGTTATCCAGATATCGCCAGGTCATAGGGCAAATATAGAGGCCTTGATAGGACCGATTGAGATGAAATGTCTTTTGAGCAGTACCATCATCCAGCCGGACGTCAAAGCTTCCGGAGATCGAAATCATAAATTGATGCAGATTTTTGTGGGCATGGCTCCCACGATCTGCACCGCCCGGAACGTCGTATAGATAATAAACCCTCTTGACCTCGAATGGTATATGGTTGCTGCCCTCAATAAAAGTGAGACTGCCTCGAACGTCCGAGATTTTCGGCAACTGTAAAATGCGGCAATCGGCAAGAGCCACAGCAATTTCCTCCAAAATTTTAACTTGATTTATGAGAAACGTTTGGGAGAAGCAACAACGTTGTAAGGGTGTACGAACATCTGACTAGCCACCGATCAGGTGCACCTCACCTATTTCCACCTCTAGCTTTAGGCGCCCAATTAGCCATCAGTACATTGCATCCTTTCCAATATCGCTGAGCACTACGAAGCGAAGAAGGCGTCGAATTGGAAATTCACATAAAGCTCCGTCCACGCCTCGGCAGAAGTCAATAGAGCGAAAAGCGCTTAGAATGTGGTGACAATTAATTAAATTGGATTTCGTTTAGGCCGCAAATCAGAGTCAACTTCAGTTTTAAACTTGGTGATGAGTGACAAACCCTTCGGCGCAACACGTGCCTCGGCCGGTCTAGGCGCACACTGGCGTGAGTTGCCAGACTGTTTCAGCTAAATTACTGTTAACGACGCCCTTATCGCTGGATCGAGCACTGCATATTTTGATCAAATTTTCGATGCTGCCCGTGCTTTGCGACTCTAGATAATAATTGATTTGCCGGTACAGCCTAATACATTTCCACTACAGGGAATCCAAAAAATCTTTTGAAACACCAATTAATTTAGTGAGTTAATGGTGCCCGAACGCGGATTTGAACCACGGACACGCGGATTTTCAACAGGACTGGGAAATACCACAGTTGGGCTGTAAGCATTCGCCGAGGACCGCAGTGTCAGGTTTTTTTGCGCGATCTGCGCTTCCATTTCGCAGCCAGAGCCTCGACGTTTTTGCCGAGATTTCTTGCATCGGCCTGGCTGGGGTCGTAGTCTGAACTTCCCCACCATTCGAGCAGTTCTTGATGTCGCTCATGGTTGACGTCGGCAATAGCCTCACGGAACTCTTCATAGCCCCAAGGGCCGCCAACATCCTCTGGCGGGCACCTTCCGACAGCCTCGAGAAGGAAAGGATCATCAAAGCCGGGGGTAGCCGGAAAGGTCTTTTCGATTTTCACTGTGTGCGTCCAGCCGTCACCGAAGTCATAGAGATACTTGAATGACTTCGCGCCGATATCTTCGATGGCGGCAAGAAGCGTTTCCTTGCGAGCATCAATGGGGTCATCAAAGCCGCCATCAGGCACGCCGAATCCGATGTCACGGATCCTGAACTCATAGAGATGACTGTTGGTCCAGCCGAAAGCCTGCTGGAGAACATCATGAAGCCGGTCGAGCCGAATGCGGAACGGCACGACAACGCGCCGCATCACCAAGGGATCAACGTCATCGAGCGTGATCTTCAAGCGAACGAGAGGACCTGCCATCAGGCCGCCTGCTGCAGAGATTTTGTTGCGGGGTTCCGCCAATTCCAGGGAAGAAGTTCATCGATCAGGCTGGCAGGATGATCGGCGATGCGGGCGAGAACATCTGCAAGCCAGGTCTGTGGATCAGTGCGGTTCATTTTCGCGGTGACGATCAGGCTGTACATGGCTGCCGCCCTTTGCCCTCCGCGGTCGGAACCGGCAAATAGCCAGGCTTTTCGTCCAAGGGCCACACCACGCAGAGATCGCTCCGCGCAATTGTTCGACAGGCAAATCCGGCCGTCGTCGAGGAAGCGGGTGAAGGATTCCCAGCGGTTCAGCATATAGTCAAATGCCTTTGCCAGGTCGTTGTCACGCGGCAACCTGGCGCGGTGGTCGCGTATCCATATTTCCATCTCGTCGATCAACGGCTTTGATAATTGCTGGCGGATCGCTTTTCTCTCATCGGCAGTGCGGCCATTGATCTGGCGTTCGATCTCGAACAGCGCGTCGATCCGCTGCACCATGTTCAAGGCGATTGGTGAGATAACGGCGGCACTTTTACCCTGCCCTTTTCGGCGCGCATTGGCCTCCAGATCGGCTTGCGCAAAGAATGGCCGCCTGGCATGCGCCCAACACGCCGCTTCATAAATCGGGCCCGGACTTCGATCAGGAAGATAGAGCTGGCCATAGCCGGTATAGGCGTCCGCCTGAAGGATACCGCTATAATTGGCCAGATGTGCCTGTGGATGTTCGCCGGCCCGGTCCCGGGAATAATAGAACATCACCGACGGTGGAGCCGTTCCGCCGAACGGAGCATCGTCCCTGACATAGCTCCATATCCGGCCGGTTGCGGTCTTGCCGAGAGCTAGAACCGGCACGGTCGTGTCATCACCGTGGATCCGTTCAGACGCGAACGTATGGCTTTCAATCCGTCGCACCAGCGGGTCAAGGACCTGGCAGCACGCACCAATCGCGTCTGCTGCAGTCGACAGGCTGATCGGCACACCCTCCAAGGCAAAACGTTCGACCTGGCGATTGAGGGGAATATGCTGGCCGAACTTGTCGCAGAGCATCATCGCCAAAAGGCTTGGCCCCGCCCATCCTCTCGGGATGACATGGAAGGGTGCAGGTGCCTGGCTGATCTTCTCGCAGTCACGGCAGGTGAACTTTTCCCGCACCGTCTGAATGACCTTCCAGCTCCGCGGTACGCTCTCCATCGTTTCGGTGATGTCTTCGCCGAGCTTGCGAAGCCGTTCACCGCCACAGCAACTGCAGGCAACCGGCCCTGGCACCACAACACGCTCACGCGGCAGATGTTCCGGGAATGGCTTCTTGACCGGCCGCTTGCGCGTAAAGCCGGTGACCGCAATCGCAGATGCTGCAGCAACGGCCATTTCGGCGGCAAGCTCATCTTCGGTCGCCGTCGCTTCGGCGTCCTCCAGCATCAGCTCCATCTGCGCAATCAGCCGCGCCGTCCGTTCCGACTTCTGACCGCGAAGCTCCCGTTGCAGCTTTTCGATATAGACTTTCTGGCGAAGAATGATGGCCTGATCGTCGGCCTCCTTGGCCTTGGCAACAGCCAATTCGGCCAAAGCAGCAGCACGCTCCGCCCGCGCTGTCGCCAATTCTGCTTCAAGAGCAGCAGCATGATCGCGGTGATTTTCGAAGCCCGGTTCCATGCTCGAAGTGAATCACAAAACCCCTGATTTGCACAGCTTTTCTTGATGGCAATGGCGGCAAATCCTCGCCAAAATTCGCTATCCAGCGCTCGTCGGACGCCATGTCTGCTGCGGGTTTCGCCAGTCAATTCCCTCAAGCAAGTAGGACATCTGGCCAGCCGTCAGCGCAATTGCTCCGCCCTCAGTCACCGGCCAAATAAAACGGCCACGCTCGAGCCGCTTTGCGTACAGCGAAAGCCCAATTCCGTCATGCCAAAGAGCCTTGATCAGCCGGCCGCTTTTACCGCGGAAAACAAAAACGTCCCCCTTGAACGGATCACGACCAAGACCTTCCTGCACGATCAGAGCAAGACCCTGCATTCCCTTGCGCATATCGCAATGGCCGCTCGCAATCCAAACCCGCACGCTCGAACTGATCGGGATCATTTGAGCGCTCGCATCACTGCAGCGGCAAGATCACAAGGCACGCCGGAGGCAATCCTCACCTTGATACAGTTCGCAAAGTCCACAACTATGGTTGCCGCACCACCATCGCCACCGCTAGAAACATCCAGAACTGTTGCCGGCACAAAAGCAGGCCCATCTTTCACAGTCAGCGCTTGGCGCCGCCACGTGTAGAGCAGCCCCGTCGAAACATCAAAACGACGCGCTACCTCCGAGACATTTGCCCCAGGAGCAAATGCTGCCTCCAGAATTTCCAGCCGTCGGTCCGGTGACCAACGACGACGCCGTTCTTGACCCGTCAGCAAAATGGCCTGTGCCATAGTTCCTCATTGCGCTCTTAAGTCCACTCTCAAGAGCGCAAAATCACGTTATCGCCAAAAACTCGCAAGGCGGTCCACGCCGGAGGGATACGTTGGGCTCATCTCGTATCAATCAGCTTCAGTAAGATGTTGAACGCATTAAGATCAGAGCTGCCAAACCGTATCATCAAATTTCATCGCCAACCGTTCAATCTCAGCGGCTGTGGCTCCCATAAGACACCCAGATA
This window contains:
- a CDS encoding sugar 3,4-ketoisomerase, whose product is MALADCRILQLPKISDVRGSLTFIEGSNHIPFEVKRVYYLYDVPGGADRGSHAHKNLHQFMISISGSFDVRLDDGTAQKTFHLNRSYQGLYICPMTWRYLDNFSSGAVCLVLASEAYDEVDYIRDYQDFRNTVLK
- a CDS encoding plasmid pRiA4b ORF-3 family protein, with the protein product MAGPLVRLKITLDDVDPLVMRRVVVPFRIRLDRLHDVLQQAFGWTNSHLYEFRIRDIGFGVPDGGFDDPIDARKETLLAAIEDIGAKSFKYLYDFGDGWTHTVKIEKTFPATPGFDDPFLLEAVGRCPPEDVGGPWGYEEFREAIADVNHERHQELLEWWGSSDYDPSQADARNLGKNVEALAAKWKRRSRKKT
- the tnpC gene encoding IS66 family transposase is translated as MEPGFENHRDHAAALEAELATARAERAAALAELAVAKAKEADDQAIILRQKVYIEKLQRELRGQKSERTARLIAQMELMLEDAEATATEDELAAEMAVAAASAIAVTGFTRKRPVKKPFPEHLPRERVVVPGPVACSCCGGERLRKLGEDITETMESVPRSWKVIQTVREKFTCRDCEKISQAPAPFHVIPRGWAGPSLLAMMLCDKFGQHIPLNRQVERFALEGVPISLSTAADAIGACCQVLDPLVRRIESHTFASERIHGDDTTVPVLALGKTATGRIWSYVRDDAPFGGTAPPSVMFYYSRDRAGEHPQAHLANYSGILQADAYTGYGQLYLPDRSPGPIYEAACWAHARRPFFAQADLEANARRKGQGKSAAVISPIALNMVQRIDALFEIERQINGRTADERKAIRQQLSKPLIDEMEIWIRDHRARLPRDNDLAKAFDYMLNRWESFTRFLDDGRICLSNNCAERSLRGVALGRKAWLFAGSDRGGQRAAAMYSLIVTAKMNRTDPQTWLADVLARIADHPASLIDELLPWNWRNPATKSLQQAA
- the tnpB gene encoding IS66 family insertion sequence element accessory protein TnpB (TnpB, as the term is used for proteins encoded by IS66 family insertion elements, is considered an accessory protein, since TnpC, encoded by a neighboring gene, is a DDE family transposase.), with the translated sequence MIPISSSVRVWIASGHCDMRKGMQGLALIVQEGLGRDPFKGDVFVFRGKSGRLIKALWHDGIGLSLYAKRLERGRFIWPVTEGGAIALTAGQMSYLLEGIDWRNPQQTWRPTSAG
- the tnpA gene encoding IS66-like element accessory protein TnpA, which encodes MAQAILLTGQERRRRWSPDRRLEILEAAFAPGANVSEVARRFDVSTGLLYTWRRQALTVKDGPAFVPATVLDVSSGGDGGAATIVVDFANCIKVRIASGVPCDLAAAVMRALK